The genomic region TTATGCAAATGCCACCATGATGGCCAGGGACGTGGGCATTCACATGGGGCACCCTGAATAGCCCTGGCCTTACACCGGGTGCTGACACCCAATCCTGAGGCCACCTCCCCTGCGAGCACCCCCTGCACCCCATTTGCCCTGTTCCTCGCTGTCCTCAGCCTTCCACAGCGAAGTCCTTCAATAAAACATGAAGCAGATCCATTTGGCTTCTGCTGAGTCACCAGGGACATCACTAATTAATTCAAAACGTGGGTTGGGGATTTTGgatacttttttcccttttctgctcccCTTTGCTGTTACAGCCCCAACCCCAGCTGAGGTTtgactgcagctgtgtgtgctggctTCCTCGAGCCAGAGAGCCGCAATTTGAGGGAAAGTTCCCAAGGCCACACTGGAGCTTCCCGGGGACCAGCGTGTCACCCGACGAGGCATCTGGGGCATTCAACTGGGAAGAGCTGCCCCAGGTGAATGGGTGCCATCACCTGGGGCAACCTGGATGAATACCCTCCTCTTCCACcggatttatttatttatggccTTTATTTATACACCAGCACCTCCCACCCTCGCCAGGAGGCTTGGAGGGGCTGCCAAAACAATTAAGAGACAATTGCGATGATAAATAAGTAAAAGGAATTAAAGCGCCGGCACCAGTGTGTGatggcagccaggctgggggatggGGGACTGGCTGGATTTAACCCCAGACAGATGGATGGACAGCCAGATACTGCCAATGCTTTTGAGCCTGGACCACGCGTGGCCGGGCCCTTCTGGACCTCCTCGGGGCTTTGCAGCCGTCCCTGCGGCAGGGTTGGGTGTCCCGGGGCAGTCCCTGCCATCGTCCCCTCGCTGTTACCGGCCCCGGCTGCTCGGTGGCTGCCAGCAACCCCCAACAACTGCGTTTTAATcggtaaataataaaaaaggagaaaaaaaaaaaaaaaaaaaaagaaaggagctCTAGAGCAGCTTCCTGAGATGTTCATGGAGGAAGGCGATGCCAAACCGGCTGGGAAGAGGGGCTGAGGGCTGGCATCTCCCTGGGACAGCCTGCCAGCCAGTCACGGGCAGCTCCGTGTagtcctggtgctgctctgggatgaGGCTGGAATCTCCCGGCaaagccctggctgcagcccggAGCCCCGGAGCCTcaattcccatttcccaaagACCCTCTCCCCTGCCTGTGAGTCACGGCCGCCTCTGCTCACGCCCCAGCCCGGCAGGGAAAGGACTGTGTCAGACGTACCTGAAGAGAAGAATTAAACCCTGCTCATCTATCACACCTGATTTATGGGTCCATCAGcctggaaggaatttttccctttctcattcCCCACAGAACACCTTCCCGGGGCTGCTGTGCCGAGCTGGAGATCCCTGCCAGGCTGCCGTGTGTAGCCGTGACCCGAGCCCAGGGCTatcagtgcccagcaccccaaaacctgaGCAGGGGGCAGGAACCCCGGCTCCGGTGCTCGGCTCCAGCCTCTGCACAGGCTGACGGCTCCTAATTACCCCTCAGCGCAGTTGCCAtttgccttttccagctttcctttgCCGGTGGGACGAGCCCGTGCCCCGGCTCAGCAGTAACGGGACACGGACGGGGAGGGGGTGCACAGCACCACGAATATTCATAGGAATCCATGATACCAAGGGCAGCCCCGGAGGATGGAAGAAGGGTCCCCAGACagctgaaaatgtctttttaatgaCCTGGACGTGGCGTTTCGAGTCCctttgaatgaaaacaaaacgTGACGGCAAAACGGCGGCGATGCGTTTGGCGTCCCCgatgccagccctgcctgtgggGAGAGCTCGACCCAGCATGTACCAGCCTTTGCCAGGCTCCTCCGACTCCCCCAAAGAGCGCACCGGGACCCGCCGAGCCGCTTGGAGCATCCCGCTGCCGGCGGTGCAGGACCCCGGGAGGCCGGAGCCCGGCCGGGAGCCGCTGGCTGGCCCGTGGGGACACCCGGGCAAAGGGCAGGCAGAGGGGTGCGAacacccccctgtccccccatcACACCTCCGACTCCAGGCTGGAGACCCGCCGCCAGGACCCGCCGGCGCAGGGACTCGCCACCCCGCGGGCCACCAGCGGGTCCCTCCTCTCCGCCCCCAGCGCCCGCAGAAAGGCCAGCGCCCCGCGCCTCCCACAGTCTCTGCAGGCGCTGTCCCAGCGCCCGGACCCCCGGTCACAGGGGTGCACCCCGGGGTGCTCCCGGGGCGGCGGGGACCCCCGCGAGAGGTGTCCCGCGTAGAGGGGCAGGTTGGCGTAGGAGTTCATGCAGGCGTGGGGCGCGCACGCCGGCACGGTGGCGGTGGCACGGGGGTTTTGCCGGCAAGCCTCCCGGTAGGACGGCAGCCTGGTCACGGGCGAGCGCGGTGGGAGCCGGCCAGCGGCCTGTGGACAGCGGGAGCCGCAGCCGTAGCCGGCCTCGGCTTCGGGGAAGAGGTCGGGCACGTCGGtgcgggcgggcgggcgagcGGCCCCGCAGCGCCGCAGCCCCCCGGGACGCCGCTTCTCGCCGCGCCCCCCGGGCGCCCTGGCCGAGCTCGCCCACCGGTTCGGCTTCTCCCGCTCCATCACCGCCGCCTCCTGCCGCGCCGGCTCGCCCCTGGCTCTGCAAGTCCTGGTGACTTTCGGGAAGGCTCCGCGAGAGCAGGATGGAGGCAGGAAGGCGCTGCCCACCTCCCGCTTTTTCTCCGCTGCCGAGAGCAGCCGAGGCGGAGTCCCTGAGCTCCCGTGTGCCCCGTCCCTCTGGAGCAGGGGGTTGTTTTGGAGCTGGTCCCCCCGCCCTGATGGCCGCTTGTGCTCCCTGTAGATGTCCGGTGGTGGGAGGTCCCTGGGGGATGTggggggcgggaggggagcCCCGACATGGTTCCCCACCAGCACCTGCTCCCCATAATCCCCTCCTGGGGAAGTCTTCACCAGGAGGTGGGGGAAACCTGTAAGGGCTTCATCCCCTACACAGCCACCCCGAAACTTCAAGGGGTGTAGCAGGTGGAGGTGCTCGTTTGCCCCTCTCCAGTTCTCCTCCCCGTGCAGACGGGAGTccacagggatgggctggggcaGCGGCAGCCCCAGGGGAGCACCCTTGGGAGCGTAGGCTCTCCCCAGCCTCTCGGTGGGGTGCGGGCCAGAGGGGGGGCCCCGGTGTGCGCCGGTGCTGTTCTGCACCACAAGCTGGGGTGTCCTCAGGGAGAAGGTGGTCTGGAGGCGCTCGCTGTGGTTGCTCCAGTCCTCGATGGTGCGGGTGGCCTGCTCCAGCGAGCCACCCACGCTGGCCGTTGTCACCATCTCCTTGGCAGCCTGCAGCATCTTCAGCACGTTGgcctgggctgagctggcagtGACATCGGGTGTGGGCGCCCGGCCGGGGCTCGACAGGCTCTGAACCCCATTGAAGCAGCTGTAGATGCCCTGTGGGGAGAAATGGGCCCCCCCACCGTCAGCAAGGTCAGTGGGGTCCTGCCCCCTGAGCCCACCCTCCTGAGCTGAGTTCATGCTGCTGAGGTGAGGTGGCTTCAGAGCACTgatgccccctccccagcattCCAAGAACTGTCAGGGTGGGCGACACCATCCTCTATCACCCCTTTCCCCAGGGATGCTAATAAGGATGTGGGGTCATTCCAGGAGTGAGCCCTTTCTTCAAAAGCTGGCTTTTCTCACCAAGAGCTCACATCAACACAAACATCTCCAATCCCTCCCATGAGGGTCAAAGGACAATGCCCACCAAgccgtgtccatccctgtgACACCGTGTGAAGACATTTGCGCCCCTCGAAAGCCCCTGTCAGCATCCCTCACCCTGCTGATGGCCAGGAGGAAGTCAAGCTTGTGGGACTTGGGGACGGAGTGACGCAGCTTCCAGTAGACGAGGTGCTCCCAGGCGAAGACCAGCAGGCTCAGCCCCATGGCCACCAGCAGCATGTAGAAAACCCCGGCCATGTTGTCGATGTCCAGCTTGCTGCTCATCACCTCATTCTTCTCATTCTGGCAGATCCCTGACAGCCAAACCGTCTCCAGCTTCTGGGTCTCGCCTGGGACACGCACAACGGTGCAGGGGGTGAAAATCCACCCTTGGGAATCACCTTCCCAAGCACGTCCTTGCCCCTCTCCACCCCACTGTGGgtagaggaggagaaggagaccCTTGAGCCTCTGGAGCTGTAATCACCTAATGCTTGCTGCTGCCCTTGGCCTGAGCATCCCACCGCCAGGGTCCTCTCCTGACTCTGTCCCCCACCCATGCGCCAGCCACCAGTGCTTACTGTCCTCTTCCCAGGCTTCTCCTCAGGACCCTCAAATCTTGTGCACAGCCATTTCCTGGATTTTACAACCCCAGAGGGAATGACGAGCACAACATCCAGAGGATTTAATATCCCCTGAAAGGAGCTGGTGAAGTCCCTCAGTGCCATCCTGCCATGAGGATGTGAGCCTGGGTTTGAGCACAGGGTTTGAGCCCTGTCCCCTGGGTTAatctgcagggcaggggtggggtgaggatggggacagggctAACGAGGAGCTCACGCAAGCACTCACCGTCTCCCAGGAACTGGAGCAGGGCCAGGTCGATGGCCCGCTTCCAGTGCGAGTCCTTCTGCAGGGCGATGCCGTAGCCCGTGGTGGCAAACACCTTCCCACTGCCGATGGTCACCAGCTTGCAGCCCTCATCCTTGCCCGCCATGTAGTTGAGCACCGCCGCGTCGTAGATGAAGGCATCCAGCTTCCTGCCCCACCAACAGGAGGAAGGGTGAGGGGGGGTCTGAAAGCCCATTTTTGGGGGAGGGCTGTGCCTATTTGGGGAAGCTCTATCCCTTTCAGAAAGCTGTAGCCCATCTGGAGGGGGTTCTATATGCTCTTGGGGCCCCTGACCCATCCTGGAGAGCTGTAACCGCACTTGGAGGGGAAGTACCCAACCTTGGGGGGAGTTGTGTCCCACTTGGGGGAGCCATGCCCATCTGGGGTGAGCTGCATCCCTTTTGAGGGGAGCTGTATGAAGCTGCACCCCATCTGTAGCAGGTTATGTCCTGTCTGGGGGTCCTGTACTTCATCCAGGGAAGATGCACAGAGCCATACGCAGTCTGGGAGAGCTGTACCCAGCCTGGGGGGCCCACATCCAGCTTGTGGGGGGCTGTACCCCAGTTGAGAAATCCCTTCTCCATCTGGGAGGTCCTGTACCCCATTCCAGGGAGCCGTAGTTATTTGGGGGTGCTGTATCCCTTTTGAAGGAGCTCTAAGAACCACACCCCATCTGGAGGAGCCGTACCCCATTTTGAGGCTGGTGAGGGCGTCCTCCACAGAGCGCTGGTTGTACTTCACCATGTGGGTGTGCATGTCGGGGTAGTTGCTGCGGATGTTCCTCTCGGTGCTGCCGTTGGGGACAGTGCCAAAGCGGAAGGGTGGGTACTGCTCCTGCGGCCTCTGGAACTGCAGTGGGGAGCCCCAGGGGTGGCATCACACAGTGCCCATGTCTTTCCatgtcccctccccacagccagcccttGACTCATGCATTCATGCCCAGCCAACTGGCAGTGATGCGCAGCTTCACACACATCACTGCCAGTAACTtcaaaaaggggtttttttagggatttttttagggCTCCCACCCCAGTGATCAGCCCCACCTTCCTGTCACTCAGCCCCGACACAGTGTCAATGTACTGCTCCTGGATCATGAAGGCAGCCAGGTTGGCTGTGTAGCTGGCGAGGAAGATGACAGCGAAGAAGGCCCAGATGAGCACCATGATCTTGCTGGTGGTGCCCTTGGGATTCTCGATGGGCACTGAGTTGTTGAAGAccagagcccacagcagccacaTGGACTTGCCGATGGTGAAGGTGGGACCTCCCGGCCCTGCGGGGACAGGGAACAGAGGGGACAGTTGTCAGCCCAGCCAGGGGTGTgtcccccctcccagctcccagctcccacctgcCCAACTCACTCTTGCCACTGGTGAGGTTCTGGTTGTAGCCAACGGGGCTGAAATACTCGAACACGAAGACGGTGATGGCCACCACGGTGAGGCAGATGACGAACATCATGACCCACACGGCTGGACTATAAGGTTCTGCAAAGCAAGTGGAACTCTGTGAGCCTCCTGGGACATCCCCATGTCCTCTGAGGACTCCCAGGAGCCCTCCCTGGTGGATGGGGCTCATCCTGAATATTGCCCCTCCTTGGAGAGGAGTCAGAGCCTGGCAGCACCATGGCCAAGCAGCTCCACAGGGAAtcaggagggaagggggttggtGCAGAGCTAGGGGATGCAGCCCTGCCTAGACCAAATCAGGTCCTCATCAACAGGGAGATGTTTACAAAATGCTGCCCATCTCCAGGGTCACTGCAGGAGAGTTTCCCATGGAATCACAAGTTCTCCCCCGTGATAACTCTGCCCACAGGACTGTGCCTGCATCAGGCATGGAACCAGCCCCCCAGCCTGCTTAGCCCGTGAGTGGGGACAGGCAATGAGCCACTGCCCGCCCGGGATGatctgggatggagcagcaggagcactggGGATGCATCCGAGCTGTCAGTGCGCGGCCGCCGAGGTCCATTTGTCAGCACGTCCTTCGCTGTCAGGGAGGAGAGGCCTCCCCTGATGGGGGTGTGGCTCATTAGCGCAGAGGCAGGAGACACGGGGACGTGGGGACCGCAGACCCCGGCCCTGCCAAAGCAGGGCAGGATGCTCCGTCTGTCCCCGGGGCTGGTGAAGGTGACCCTGCTTCCTTGGGAGGTTGGGCTCTGTGGTGTGGGGGGGACAGGATGAGGAAGATGTGCCCAGGCTGGTGGTCCCACCTTCCATGGCATCCTTAGCAACCACCTGCACCTTCCCCACACaagagcccagctccagctgagctgggacGTTGCTGCTGTGCCCTTGCCGAGAGCCTCAAGCCCTGCCCAAGCCGAATTTCCTGACGACCTTGGCCAGTCTCCTCCCCTTCCTaggctgcagctttgctggtgtaaaactcattaaataaaacttttagCACTGGAGGTTTCCTGCACTTGGCTTAACCACTGGCTCTGGTGACGGTGGCAGAGATGGATCCCCAAAGCAGAGCTCCAAGCTGGCAAATCCCCCCAcgtccccatcctcctcctccacacaAAAATGAAGGGGAGAAAACCACTGAGCCCAGCCTCAGTCTCCAGCCTCCGTCTCCATAATAAAAGGATTATTcagacagggaaggaggaagccCCAAAGCTGACAGCACAATCTCCTTCCCTTATGacttaggctttttttttcttgaaagttATTAAAACTGAACAATATTTCCAATTTGCATTTGTAGGGAGCGTGGGATGAACCTGCAGAAAGACGGGGGGACACAGGGCTCACCCAGGAAAGCGGAGGGGGACACGGTGCCGTTGCTCCGGGCCACCATGACGCTGATGCCCGTCTCCACAAAGGGCACGGAGAAATCCACAATCTCGGAGCGCTCCTCGTTGATGGTGAGGGAGCCGATGGCCATGTCTGCACGCTTGTAGTACACCTGGAAAAGGGGAAGGTGGGCTTGGCATGGGCAGAGGGACAAGCAGAGGAACCCAGACCACTTTCCCCAGGCATTTCCTCATCTCCAGCATTTCCAGCCTTAATTTctgcctttattaaaaaaaaaaattaacttctaaAGTTAGCAGTGGCACAGACACAACCTGCTGTGGGGTTGTAAATGTTCATCTGACTCCTCCTCCAAGGAGGAGCTCATGCCAAGCTGTCCCCTGCCCACAGTGCCACCACAGATCTCATCTCCACCAGCAAAACCTCAGGTCAGGGGTGAGTGGTGCCCTCCAGGGAGTGTTGAAGCGGGGGTCTGAGCCATGCCCACCCCTACCTCACCAATCATGCCATTCCAGACCCCACGGACGATCTTGCCATGTTTGCCATTGGTCACCAGGTAGAGGTCGTAGGAGAACTTCACTGTCTTGGCCAGCTTCTTCAGGATGTCTATGCAGAAACCTTTGCAGCACAGCTTGGTGTAGGGATCCACGAGGCCATCGCCACTGGAAACACACCGGGAAAGAGGGGTTGGACCAACCAGAGATGCTCTGAGCACCCTGGACACCACATGCCAAGGGAGTGGTGGCCAGAATTGTTGAGCTCCATGTCCCTGCTCACCTCTGGGAGGAGTTGGTCTGCTTGCGGCAGGGCACGGTGTTGCGCACGCAGACCCCAGTGCTGGGGTCCGTGTTCTCCACGATGACGAAGGGTCTCTCCTCCAGGGTGGCCACTGTCAGGTGGCGGTTGTCGACCACGGGCTGCATGAAGGAGCCGTAGCGGGGCCACACCGGGTACTTCATGTGGATGATGCCTTTCTCCCACTTGCCCACCTGCCCTCAAGGGAGAGCACATGGTCACCCCAGCAAGGGGCTCTGGGGGATCACACGGGATCCCATATCCATCCTCCCACCTTTGGGGCTTATTCCTGGTGAGCCCCATCTCAGcatccctttccccacacaCCCCCGGACCACGGGGTGAGGTGTTTCCTCCTGAGCCCCAAGCTTCACACCTGGGTGAACACAAACCTGGCCAAACTTTACCCAAAATACTTTCAAACTAGCAAAAACCCCTCCGCACATCTTGTTTCAGGTCTAGGTGTTTGGCTGCTGTTCTCCAGAGGTGGGCATCTGCGTTTCTGACTGAACTTATCAGCCAAACTGCAGGGGAGAACCATTGCTGCAAACCCCCACCATGGCACCACGGGTACTTTTGGGACCAGCCACGGTACTTTTGGGTTTCACATGGTACAACCCACCCCAGGGTGGGACCCTAGCCTGTGCATGGCCCCAGGCTCACCCTGCCCAGCCACCCCTCAGTGTGCCCATCCCGGGGGGCCTGGGGGTCCTACCATCTCCCAGAGCCGGTGCTGGTTGAGCGTGATCACCACCATGGTGGGCCTGACCAGGTAGCCACCTTCATTGAAGGAGAAGTCCCTGTGCTCCCACGTCACATTGAGGAGGTGCCTGGTGGGACACAGAGCCTGTAAGCTCCTGGCTGTGTAGCCCTGCACTGTacagccctcctcctcctcctccttctcctccaccttCAGCCAGGCTGCCACAGGTCCCATGGAAACATGTAGGGCTGAGAGCTGGGGACCAGCTATAGCCCCCATGCAAggggcagagaggagctggagaaagcTCTTCCAGCAAGGAGGCACTGAGGATGATGGTCCACTGCAGGGCTGAGGATGCACAGactgccacagcagccccaAGGTGCCACAGAGCTATGAAAACCCCCCTGAGATCCCCAGGGGTCCTGAGTTGCCAAGAAACGTGGGAAAAGGcaagggctgctctggggagatgctgcaggagaGTCCCAGCCAAGAGGCATGGACCACCAGCTGCAGCCCTCAGGGAGCATCATCCTTGCTGCCCACCAGCTCTGTACCCCTCCTCCCCTGgcctttccctctcttttccccactCCTCCCATTTCCCACCCATCCCAGGGGGACCCCAAGCCTCACCGGTAGAAGCTTGTGTTGGTGGCTGTGGCCCTGGTGGGGGTCCAGCAGTCCCGCCCCACCTCTGGGAGGTAGCCATGGGCACGGAAGAAGCTGGCTGCCCCCATGGCAATGATGGCCACCCCATCCCGCACCTTCTGCCTCAGGCTCAGCTTCCAGCTCTCTGTCACCACGCTGATGAGGCcgacagggaaggaggagggcgGCACCTCCATGTTGCCTACTGTCATGCTGGGCACGATCCAGACGTATCCTGGCCCCACAAGCCCAGCTTGTTCCGCCATGGAGAAGAGATACTCGGCCTCCTCTCGGGAGCAGTAAACAATGAGGACCTGGGCATCGATCTGGCGCAGGAGCCGCTgcatcctggagctgctctgctcctggctcaTCTCGAAGGTGagcacctcctgcagctcccagccgAAGTAGCTGGCATCCGTGAAGGAGCGGATGACATCCAGGAAGATGTTGTAGCCTGGGTAGAGGCTGGTGATGACAGCAAAGGAGCCCCAGTCGTATTCCTCCAGCACCTTGAAGATCACCTGGATTTGCTGCTCGATGGAGACACCCAACTGCAGGAAAGCTGATCCGGGCTCCTGCGGGAGGAGAGGGGtcaggggctgctctggcatCATGATCCAGGTCTCTTGCACCTATGCAAGCCTCCTTGAATTTGCCATCATGAAAAGTTTACAATTGCCATGAACCAGTACAGTCCATGAGCTGGAGACACCCAAAATCAGACTGATCCTCCTCCAAAGGACCTCACCCCATGCAAAGGGTCAACTCCTGCAGCCTCATATCCAATTCTGAGCTTATATACCAGAAATTCTTCCATCCTCCAAAGGAGATCAACAGTTTCTCCTTAAACCAGGAGAAAGAGGTAGGCAagagctctgccaggagcataaatcccatccctgctccgtCTCACTacctgcagccagagcctgtGAAGCTCCTTCCCTCTCGCCCCACCTCCCCGGCCATCTGGCCTCTCATTAGCAAACCTTAATTGATCTGATTCTGTCTTAAATGATTCAGCGAATGGCATTTGCCGAAGGTCACATGCAGGCAGCAGGGTTTTGCCACCCAGACCCCCTCCACCTCCAGAGAAGTAGTCTGGGGTGAGCCCCAGGAAATCCCAGACAGGGAGGAGGAGACAAGATCCCTCCACTGACCCCAAAACATCCAACCCCTGgagaaagatgcagaaaatcACCTGGACCGCAGCAAAGCCATggattattttccattgctccAGGCTCCATCTGAGCCCTCTACACCCACATGAGTCCACTGCCCCCACCAGAGCCCACTGCACCCACTGCCACCCAGCCAAAGTGAGCTTTAGGTGCTCCAGGAGCACCAGCGGgtacaggcagggctgggggggtgCAATCCAGAGGGGTTGGACCCCAAACCACTATgcaagaaaagcacaaaatctgTGCCCTGAAGAAGGGCAGGATCTCCAGCCACAGGAAAGAGCAAGCACTGAAACCCCTCCAGCACCCAGGCCGGGCAGGGTGGGATGAGCCACTATGAGGAGATAACCCAAATCCCCAATGCCCAGCaccctccagcctggctccagctctccctgccaccagcacttcccagcaggcaggggaCAGTAACTG from Corvus moneduloides isolate bCorMon1 chromosome 19, bCorMon1.pri, whole genome shotgun sequence harbors:
- the GRIN2C gene encoding glutamate receptor ionotropic, NMDA 2C, whose protein sequence is MEERGEGKEGVLPSSLSGTGAGPGARRGGPVSGGRAVRPPSPPFHRGWRPAPKLRRGGRTHVLSFHRPRAPPSLHPRIPPRSSRPSRPGSPAGAGAGGDGCRGSEVAETPAATGPPPVHTRSAPAPSFLRSRPCLQPPLQSRRRRRRRRRRRRRRQGRAGTDGGRRSPPPAAAGADPAPGGCPAGGEALEEPSPRWDEPRRSRGACRHRAAAVPDALVDMGRAPAHALLLSMVLGCSAAFTDILLPGPEEPVVNVAVVFGGTSYPLHIRSRLSPQSFLDMPLEIHPITVVVNNTNPSTLLTQICNILASHKIHGIVFEDNVGTEAVAQILDFISSQTQVPIISISGGSAVVLTPKEPGSAFLQLGVSIEQQIQVIFKVLEEYDWGSFAVITSLYPGYNIFLDVIRSFTDASYFGWELQEVLTFEMSQEQSSSRMQRLLRQIDAQVLIVYCSREEAEYLFSMAEQAGLVGPGYVWIVPSMTVGNMEVPPSSFPVGLISVVTESWKLSLRQKVRDGVAIIAMGAASFFRAHGYLPEVGRDCWTPTRATATNTSFYRHLLNVTWEHRDFSFNEGGYLVRPTMVVITLNQHRLWEMVGKWEKGIIHMKYPVWPRYGSFMQPVVDNRHLTVATLEERPFVIVENTDPSTGVCVRNTVPCRKQTNSSQSGDGLVDPYTKLCCKGFCIDILKKLAKTVKFSYDLYLVTNGKHGKIVRGVWNGMIGEVYYKRADMAIGSLTINEERSEIVDFSVPFVETGISVMVARSNGTVSPSAFLEPYSPAVWVMMFVICLTVVAITVFVFEYFSPVGYNQNLTSGKRPGGPTFTIGKSMWLLWALVFNNSVPIENPKGTTSKIMVLIWAFFAVIFLASYTANLAAFMIQEQYIDTVSGLSDRKFQRPQEQYPPFRFGTVPNGSTERNIRSNYPDMHTHMVKYNQRSVEDALTSLKMGKLDAFIYDAAVLNYMAGKDEGCKLVTIGSGKVFATTGYGIALQKDSHWKRAIDLALLQFLGDGETQKLETVWLSGICQNEKNEVMSSKLDIDNMAGVFYMLLVAMGLSLLVFAWEHLVYWKLRHSVPKSHKLDFLLAISRGIYSCFNGVQSLSSPGRAPTPDVTASSAQANVLKMLQAAKEMVTTASVGGSLEQATRTIEDWSNHSERLQTTFSLRTPQLVVQNSTGAHRGPPSGPHPTERLGRAYAPKGAPLGLPLPQPIPVDSRLHGEENWRGANEHLHLLHPLKFRGGCVGDEALTGFPHLLVKTSPGGDYGEQVLVGNHVGAPLPPPTSPRDLPPPDIYREHKRPSGRGDQLQNNPLLQRDGAHGSSGTPPRLLSAAEKKREVGSAFLPPSCSRGAFPKVTRTCRARGEPARQEAAVMEREKPNRWASSARAPGGRGEKRRPGGLRRCGAARPPARTDVPDLFPEAEAGYGCGSRCPQAAGRLPPRSPVTRLPSYREACRQNPRATATVPACAPHACMNSYANLPLYAGHLSRGSPPPREHPGVHPCDRGSGRWDSACRDCGRRGALAFLRALGAERRDPLVARGVASPCAGGSWRRVSSLESEV